TTTTGGCTGCCTTTGCATCGCCCGCTCAGGCCGCAGTGCTTGACTCGGAACTAGAAATCAAACCGTTGACCGAGGAGATAATGCAGACCGTGAGCAAGGGAAAGCTAAGAGAAGCGTTCGAGATGATGAAGCCTTTCATGATAATTCCTGAACCCGAAATCGAATCAACTGTCCTTTCCTCCATTTCAACTAGGGATCAGTTTGGCTCCAGGTATGGAGCTACGATTGGGTATGAACTTATTAGTGAAAGAAAACTCGGTGATTCGTTGGTGTTGCTTACATACATCGAGAAGACCGAAAAGCATGTTTTGCCCTGGTACTTCTATTTCTACAACAGTCCAGAGGGTTGGGTTCTTAATAGTTTTTCGTGGAATGACGATTTGTCTTTGCTCTTCCTCTATTGAGGCAACTGAGTGCTCATAAGAAAAGGAGCCATCCATGGAACTAGAGTTTCTCTTTGCTTCACTATTTAACCTGGGCATGAATTTGCTCTATACGCTGATTGCTCTTTTGGTAGGAATATGGGGCCTTCGTTTGATCGATCGATCAATCCTTACGTCCCTGGATATTCAAGAAGAGCTCAAGAAGGGCAATGTTGCAGTTGCTATTTTTTCCTCCACCGTACTTTTGTTTGTGGCAATAATGGTATCTTTCGGGCTCAGGGGCTAGCGTGTCTTACGAGGAGGAATACAGAGCCTTTGTTGCTAGATTCCAGCTCTACGGGCTCTTCCTTTTGGCCTTTCTCTTGATGTCTCCC
The window above is part of the Candidatus Omnitrophota bacterium genome. Proteins encoded here:
- a CDS encoding DUF350 domain-containing protein; translated protein: MELEFLFASLFNLGMNLLYTLIALLVGIWGLRLIDRSILTSLDIQEELKKGNVAVAIFSSTVLLFVAIMVSFGLRG